The Nitrospirota bacterium genome contains the following window.
AACTCGCGGGGAGATTGTACAAGGCGGGGATCCGTGGCACTGAGGCGGATTAAAGCTGATCTTCATGTGCATACCTGCTTGTCTCCGTGCTCCAGCCTGGACATGTCGCCCCGTGAGATCGTGGCCGCTGCGGTCCGGAACGGCATGGACCTGATCGGCATCTGCGACCACAACTCGGCCGAGAATGTCCTTGCCGTAAAAAGAGCGGGCGAACGAAACGGGTTGATGGTGCTGGGCGGGATGGAGGTCGCTTCTTCCGAGGAAGCCCACATCCTGGTGTTCTTTGAAGATGCTGACGACCTCCTGGAGTTTCAGGCGTATGTCTATCGCCACCTGGCGGGCAGGAACGACGAACATAGTTTCGGGCTGCAGGTGATTGCGGACGACGAGGACGGGGTGACCGGTTTTTG
Protein-coding sequences here:
- a CDS encoding PHP domain-containing protein — its product is MALRRIKADLHVHTCLSPCSSLDMSPREIVAAAVRNGMDLIGICDHNSAENVLAVKRAGERNGLMVLGGMEVASSEEAHILVFFEDADDLLEFQAYVYRHLAGRNDEHSFGLQVIADDEDGVTGFCDRMLIAATSLSVDAIIEQARAAKGGSLVIAAHVDRESFSIIGQLGFIPPTLALDAVEASRMTAVELKAKFPDCSRFPVVTGSDAHGPDDIGRRFTWFTVQDGSVAEIKMALAGRDDRKAEC